One genomic region from Actinocatenispora thailandica encodes:
- the hisC gene encoding histidinol-phosphate transaminase, giving the protein MTESDRRPLTRPDLAALPPYVPGRSPADLARELGIPAAIKLASNEVPYGPLPGVPEAITSAMAEVNRYPDAAVLELRDALAERYEVTPDRIVTGCGSVGLLDLLCKSTCQPGDEIVYSWRSFEAYPLVALGAGARSVRVPNKPGHGHDLDAMLAAITPATRLVLVCNPNNPTGTALHRAELTRFLDAVPDDVLVVLDEAYREFITDEEVPDGLVEYADRPNVVVLRTMSKAWGLAGLRCGWLVASPEVANTLRTVLTPFATNLLAQAAAIAALHAADEMRRRVDLVLAERDRLLPQLRALVPDVPASQANFFWLPVADPVGFGKQCESHGVIVRPFPEGVRVTIGTAEENDAFLAAARDSTR; this is encoded by the coding sequence ATGACTGAGAGCGATCGTCGTCCCCTGACCCGGCCGGACCTGGCCGCGCTCCCGCCGTACGTGCCGGGGCGCAGTCCGGCCGACCTCGCCCGCGAGCTGGGCATCCCGGCGGCGATCAAGCTCGCCTCCAACGAGGTGCCGTACGGCCCGCTGCCCGGCGTCCCGGAGGCGATCACCTCCGCGATGGCGGAGGTCAACCGGTACCCGGACGCCGCGGTGCTGGAGCTGCGCGACGCGCTGGCGGAGCGGTACGAGGTGACGCCGGACCGGATCGTCACCGGCTGCGGCTCGGTCGGGCTGCTGGACCTGCTGTGCAAGTCGACCTGCCAGCCGGGCGACGAGATCGTCTACTCGTGGCGCTCGTTCGAGGCGTACCCGCTGGTCGCGCTCGGCGCCGGCGCCCGCTCGGTCCGGGTACCGAACAAGCCGGGCCACGGGCACGATCTGGACGCGATGCTCGCGGCGATCACCCCGGCGACCCGGCTGGTGCTGGTGTGCAACCCGAACAACCCGACCGGGACGGCGCTGCACCGGGCCGAGCTGACCCGGTTCCTGGACGCGGTGCCGGACGACGTGCTGGTGGTGCTGGACGAGGCGTACCGCGAGTTCATCACCGACGAGGAGGTGCCGGACGGGTTGGTCGAGTACGCCGACCGGCCGAACGTGGTGGTGCTGCGGACGATGTCCAAGGCGTGGGGGCTGGCCGGGCTGCGCTGCGGCTGGCTGGTCGCCTCGCCGGAGGTGGCGAACACGCTGCGCACCGTGCTCACCCCGTTCGCGACGAACCTGCTCGCGCAGGCGGCCGCGATCGCGGCGCTGCACGCCGCCGACGAGATGCGCCGCCGGGTCGATCTGGTACTGGCCGAGCGGGATCGGCTGCTGCCGCAGCTGCGCGCGCTGGTCCCGGACGTGCCGGCGTCGCAGGCGAACTTCTTCTGGCTGCCGGTGGCGGACCCGGTCGGGTTCGGCAAGCAGTGCGAGAGCCACGGCGTGATCGTCCGCCCGTTCCCGGAGGGTGTCCGCGTCACGATCGGTACCGCGGAGGAGAACGACGCGTTCCTCGCCGCCGCCCGCGACTCCACCCGCTGA
- the hppD gene encoding 4-hydroxyphenylpyruvate dioxygenase produces the protein MTTAMDRPADNIDEATLIGAVEHDISADPFPVKGLDHVRFYVGNAKQAAHYYSSAMGMTVVAYRGPEQGQRDLAEYVLTSGSARFVITGEVHAGTAVGESWAKHGDGIVDLALEVPDVDRNYAHAVAQGAVGIEEPHDVGDEHGTVRVAAIATYGETRHTLIDRSRYDGPFLPGFVAREPMVNRQQLIDAGLQPKRFFQAIDHVVGNVELGKMDYWVDWYKKVMGFTNMQEFVGDDIATEYSALMSKVVASGTRKVKFPLNEPAVSKRKSQIDEYLEFYGGAGAQHIAIATNDILASYDAMRAAGVEFLKTPDSYYEDPELRARIGTVRVPISELQDRGILVDRDEDGYLLQIFTAPLQDRPTVFFELIERHGSMGFGKGNFKALFEAIEREQERRGNL, from the coding sequence ATGACCACCGCCATGGACCGTCCGGCCGACAACATCGACGAGGCCACCCTGATCGGGGCCGTCGAGCACGACATCAGCGCGGACCCGTTCCCGGTCAAGGGGCTCGACCACGTCCGGTTCTACGTCGGCAACGCCAAGCAGGCGGCGCACTACTACTCCTCCGCGATGGGCATGACCGTGGTCGCCTACCGCGGCCCGGAGCAGGGCCAGCGGGACCTGGCCGAGTACGTGTTGACGTCCGGTTCGGCGCGGTTCGTGATCACCGGTGAGGTGCACGCCGGTACCGCCGTCGGCGAGTCCTGGGCCAAGCACGGCGACGGCATCGTCGACCTGGCGCTGGAAGTACCGGACGTGGACCGGAACTACGCGCACGCGGTGGCGCAGGGCGCGGTCGGGATCGAGGAGCCGCACGACGTCGGCGACGAGCACGGCACGGTGCGCGTCGCGGCGATCGCCACCTACGGCGAGACCCGGCACACGCTGATCGACCGGTCGCGCTACGACGGCCCGTTCCTGCCCGGGTTCGTCGCGCGTGAGCCGATGGTGAACCGGCAGCAGCTGATCGACGCCGGCCTCCAGCCGAAGCGGTTCTTCCAGGCCATCGACCACGTCGTCGGGAACGTCGAACTGGGCAAGATGGACTACTGGGTCGACTGGTACAAGAAGGTCATGGGCTTCACCAACATGCAGGAGTTCGTCGGCGACGACATCGCCACCGAGTACTCGGCGCTGATGAGCAAGGTGGTCGCCTCCGGCACCCGGAAGGTGAAGTTCCCGCTCAACGAGCCGGCGGTGTCCAAGCGCAAGTCGCAGATCGACGAGTATCTCGAGTTCTACGGCGGGGCGGGTGCGCAGCACATCGCGATCGCCACCAACGACATCCTCGCCAGCTACGACGCGATGCGCGCCGCCGGCGTGGAGTTCCTGAAGACACCCGACTCGTACTACGAGGACCCCGAGCTGCGCGCCCGGATCGGCACCGTCCGGGTGCCGATCTCCGAGCTGCAGGACCGGGGCATCCTGGTCGACCGGGACGAGGACGGCTACCTGCTGCAGATCTTCACCGCACCGCTGCAGGACCGGCCGACGGTGTTCTTCGAGCTGATCGAGCGGCACGGCTCGATGGGGTTCGGCAAGGGCAACTTCAAGGCGCTGTTCGAGGCGATCGAGCGCGAGCAGGAACGCCGCGGCAACCTCTAG
- a CDS encoding RDD family protein, producing MPGHGAARPDQQVPPELLRPGTVLPTLPKPTMPAGFVSASLERRLGARLIDVAIVGALSIVANAWLGYKYVAALMPYVREAMVNPQTEVPNDPQLTTLLYAMIAISLVLWFAYEVIGTARNGQTFGKRLVGIKVVRLDGAPADFGSSFRRWAVMAIPNLFFPCCAPVQLIDVLWCTWDKPLAQCIHDKSARTIVVSARPTDLPPPADRPVDDGRTSHD from the coding sequence GTGCCCGGCCACGGTGCGGCGCGGCCCGATCAGCAGGTGCCGCCGGAGCTGCTGCGTCCCGGTACGGTGCTGCCCACGTTGCCGAAACCGACGATGCCGGCGGGTTTCGTGTCCGCGTCGCTGGAGCGCCGGCTCGGTGCCCGGCTGATCGACGTCGCCATCGTCGGGGCGCTCAGCATCGTGGCGAACGCGTGGCTCGGCTACAAGTACGTCGCGGCCCTGATGCCGTACGTGCGGGAGGCGATGGTCAACCCGCAGACCGAGGTGCCGAACGATCCGCAGCTGACCACCCTGCTCTACGCGATGATCGCGATCTCGCTGGTGCTCTGGTTCGCCTACGAGGTGATCGGTACCGCGCGCAACGGGCAGACGTTCGGCAAGCGGCTGGTGGGCATCAAGGTGGTCCGGTTGGACGGGGCGCCGGCCGACTTCGGCTCGTCGTTCCGCCGCTGGGCCGTGATGGCGATCCCGAACCTGTTCTTCCCGTGCTGCGCGCCGGTGCAGCTCATCGACGTGCTCTGGTGCACCTGGGACAAGCCGCTCGCGCAGTGCATCCACGACAAGTCGGCCCGCACCATCGTGGTGTCGGCCCGCCCGACCGACCTGCCGCCGCCCGCGGACCGGCCGGTCGACGACGGAAGGACGTCTCATGACTGA